A portion of the Haemophilus influenzae genome contains these proteins:
- the ychF gene encoding redox-regulated ATPase YchF, producing MGFKCGIVGLPNVGKSTLFNALTKAGIEAANYPFCTIEPNTGVVPMPDPRLDALAEIVKPERILPTTMEFVDIAGLVAGASKGEGLGNKFLANIRETDAIGHVVRCFENDDIVHVAGKIDPLDDIETINTELALADLDSCERAIQRLQKRAKGGDKEAKFELSVMEKILPVLENAGMIRSVGLDKEELQAIKSYNFLTLKPTMYIANVNEDGFENNPYLDRVREIAEKEGAVVVPVCAAIESEIAELDDEEKVEFLQDLGIEEPGLNRVIRAGYALLNLQTYFTAGVKEVRAWTVSVGATAPKAAAVIHTDFEKGFIRAEVIAYEDFIQFNGENGAKEAGKWRLEGKDYIVQDGDVMHFRFNV from the coding sequence ATGGGATTCAAATGTGGTATTGTGGGATTGCCAAATGTCGGCAAATCTACTCTTTTTAACGCACTCACTAAAGCTGGCATTGAAGCCGCAAACTATCCATTCTGTACTATCGAACCAAATACGGGTGTCGTGCCAATGCCAGATCCACGTTTAGACGCATTGGCAGAAATCGTTAAGCCTGAACGCATATTACCTACCACGATGGAATTCGTGGACATCGCAGGCTTAGTTGCGGGAGCAAGTAAAGGCGAGGGCTTGGGTAATAAATTCTTAGCAAATATTCGTGAAACCGATGCGATAGGTCACGTAGTGCGTTGTTTTGAAAACGATGACATTGTACACGTTGCAGGGAAAATTGATCCGCTTGATGATATTGAAACTATCAACACTGAATTAGCCTTAGCAGACTTAGACAGCTGTGAACGAGCAATCCAACGTTTACAAAAACGTGCCAAAGGTGGCGACAAAGAGGCTAAATTTGAACTTTCCGTTATGGAAAAAATCCTCCCTGTGCTGGAAAATGCAGGAATGATTCGTTCTGTTGGATTAGACAAAGAAGAATTGCAAGCAATCAAGAGTTACAACTTCTTAACTTTAAAACCAACAATGTATATCGCAAACGTAAATGAAGATGGTTTTGAAAATAATCCATACTTAGATCGCGTTCGTGAAATTGCCGAAAAAGAAGGGGCAGTGGTTGTTCCAGTATGTGCTGCAATTGAATCTGAAATTGCAGAACTTGATGATGAAGAAAAAGTCGAGTTTTTACAAGATTTAGGCATTGAAGAACCAGGATTGAACCGAGTAATTCGTGCTGGTTACGCACTTTTAAATCTTCAAACTTATTTCACTGCTGGCGTAAAAGAAGTACGAGCTTGGACAGTTTCAGTCGGCGCAACCGCACCAAAAGCAGCAGCCGTAATCCACACCGACTTTGAAAAAGGCTTTATACGAGCAGAAGTTATCGCTTATGAAGACTTTATCCAATTCAACGGTGAAAACGGTGCAAAAGAAGCGGGTAAATGGCGTTTAGAAGGCAAAGATTACATCGTGCAAGATGGCGATGTAATGCATTTCCGATTCAACGTATAA
- a CDS encoding acyltransferase family protein: MSSIKYRPEIDGLRAIAVISVIIYHLNENWLSGGFLGVDIFFVISGFLITGIIITEIQQNSFSLKQFYTRRIKRIYPAFITVMALVSFIASVIFIYNDFNKLRKTIELAIAFLSNFYLGLTQGYFDLSANENPVLHIWSLAVEEQYYLIFPLILILAYKKFREIKVLFIITLILFFILLATSFIPANFYKEVLHQPNIYYLSNLRFPELLVGSLLAIYHNLSASKQASKQASKQASKQASKQASNVIAILSTLLLFSCLFLMNNNIAYIPGITLILPCIFTALIIHTTSQNNIIKLCLSNKAIVFIGKISYSLYLYHWIFIAFTYYITGEKQINNQSIAIVTVLTIIFSVLSYYLIEQPIRKSKLNFKQSFLYIYFIPSLLLLGFNLYKRQIMRVEQEYIEQESPISNENHYPAKVIILGDSHSSHLEAFLNYVGNKEGWKADIFKDKFECSFIVNEQYQLDPNCQSVWQKDSQYKAIFISAFYDLRMGGQPVPRFRPETFIEPDFKARFKNTVKQLAMQKPVYVFANNSSVSRSPLRGYLLENYGLEKYLTPIHRMGDIDASNKIIHDLVKDIPNVYWVDAQQYLPKDSVMAEGKYLYADQDHLTNFGAYYMAKEFSKYQRVMTPEQVKKLYE; this comes from the coding sequence ATGTCATCTATTAAATATCGTCCAGAAATTGATGGACTACGCGCAATTGCTGTTATTTCAGTCATTATTTATCATCTTAATGAAAACTGGTTATCAGGCGGTTTTCTTGGGGTGGATATTTTCTTTGTTATTTCTGGGTTTCTGATTACGGGTATTATTATCACAGAAATTCAACAGAATTCTTTTTCGCTTAAACAATTTTATACTCGACGTATTAAACGAATTTATCCCGCTTTTATTACAGTGATGGCATTAGTGTCTTTCATTGCGTCTGTTATTTTTATTTATAATGATTTCAATAAATTAAGAAAAACCATTGAATTAGCTATTGCATTCCTATCTAATTTTTATCTAGGATTAACACAAGGTTATTTTGATTTAAGTGCAAATGAAAACCCTGTATTACATATTTGGTCATTAGCCGTAGAAGAACAATACTATCTTATTTTTCCACTTATCCTCATTTTAGCTTATAAAAAGTTTAGAGAAATTAAAGTATTATTTATTATAACGCTAATTTTGTTTTTTATTTTACTTGCCACCTCTTTTATTCCAGCTAATTTTTACAAAGAAGTATTGCATCAGCCTAATATTTATTATCTCTCTAACCTCAGATTTCCTGAATTACTTGTAGGATCTTTGTTGGCAATTTATCATAATCTTTCAGCAAGCAAGCAAGCAAGCAAGCAAGCAAGCAAGCAAGCAAGCAAGCAAGCAAGCAAGCAAGCAAGCAATGTTATTGCAATATTAAGTACATTACTATTATTTTCCTGCTTATTTTTAATGAATAATAATATTGCATATATTCCAGGTATTACTTTAATTCTTCCTTGTATTTTTACAGCATTAATTATTCATACTACATCACAAAATAACATCATTAAATTATGTTTATCTAATAAAGCAATAGTGTTTATTGGGAAAATCTCTTATTCCCTTTATTTATACCATTGGATTTTTATTGCTTTTACTTATTATATAACGGGCGAAAAACAAATTAATAATCAATCGATTGCTATAGTAACAGTATTAACAATAATTTTTTCAGTTCTAAGTTATTATTTAATCGAACAGCCAATTAGAAAATCGAAACTAAACTTTAAACAAAGTTTTCTTTATATTTATTTTATTCCTTCTCTTTTACTCTTAGGATTTAATCTTTATAAAAGACAAATAATGCGAGTTGAACAAGAATATATTGAACAAGAATCTCCTATTTCTAATGAAAATCATTATCCTGCTAAGGTCATTATTTTAGGCGATTCTCATTCTTCACATTTAGAAGCTTTTCTAAACTATGTGGGAAATAAAGAAGGCTGGAAAGCAGATATTTTCAAAGATAAATTTGAATGTAGCTTTATTGTGAATGAACAATATCAATTAGATCCTAATTGCCAATCTGTATGGCAGAAAGATTCTCAATATAAAGCGATATTTATTTCAGCATTTTATGACTTGAGAATGGGCGGACAGCCAGTACCTCGTTTTAGACCCGAAACTTTCATTGAACCAGACTTTAAAGCGCGTTTTAAAAACACAGTGAAACAACTAGCGATGCAAAAGCCCGTATATGTTTTTGCTAATAATAGTTCAGTAAGTCGTTCTCCGCTGCGTGGTTATTTATTAGAAAATTATGGACTTGAAAAATATTTAACGCCAATTCATCGTATGGGCGATATTGATGCGAGTAACAAAATTATTCATGATTTAGTCAAAGATATTCCTAATGTTTATTGGGTAGATGCTCAACAGTATTTACCAAAAGATAGCGTTATGGCAGAAGGAAAATACTTGTACGCTGATCAAGATCACTTAACAAATTTTGGTGCTTACTATATGGCAAAAGAATTTAGTAAATACCAACGAGTGATGACACCTGAACAAGTGAAAAAACTCTACGAGTAA